The nucleotide sequence TGCCAAATCAGCGCGGCCCGGATACCTTGATGTTTGTTAGCGGTGATGCACACGCCCTGTCCGCTGCCACACAGCAGGATGCCCCGCTCGAATTCACCATTTTCAACGGCACTGGCCACCGGATGGGCAAAGTCGGGGTAGTCGGCCGAATCGGGACTGTTGGTGCCGTAGTCCGTCACTTTGTAGCCATTTTTTTGCAGCCATTCGCTGATTGGCTGCTTATAAGGAAATCCGGCGTGATCGGCGCCAATCGCAATCTTTTTCATTGTATTTGTGTTAAGTAAGGCTACCCTTGTAACAACATTCGAGCGAATATCGTTAGTATTGTCCCTTAAGGGGGCACCGTTACAAAGGTAGCAGCTATACCATTTAGTACCCGAAACAATTTAGAGATTATGAGTCAAAACGTAAAAAACAACGGCCTTCCGGCCGACCCTACCGATATCTCGTTGATGAATCCCGCCGTGCCCGAAGATGAGGCACGGATTAAAGAAGCGTTCCAAGACCGGGACTGGAACGAAATTAAAAGTGCCGATTCCTGGGTGATTTTCAAAGTAATGGCCGAGTTTGTGGAAGGCTTCGACAAACTGGCCAAGATCGGTCCCTGCGTGTCCATTTTCGGCTCTGCCCGCACTACCGACGACAATCCCTACTTCAAGGTGGCTGAGGAAATCGCGGCCAAACTGGTGCGCCACGGCTATGGAGTCATCACGGGCGGCGGACCGGGTATTATGGAAGCGGCCAACAAGGGTGCTTTCGAGCAAGGCGGTAAATCAGTGGGTTTGAATATCACTCTACCCTTTGAGCAGCAAAGCAATATCTATATCGATCCCGACAAGAATATGGACTTCGATTTCTTCTTTGTCCGTAAGGTGATGTTCGTCAAGTACTCTCAGGGTTTTATTGTACTACCCGGCGGGTTTGGTACCCTGGACGAACTGTTTGAGGCTTTGACCCTGATCCAGACCAAGAAAATCGGCCGTTTCCCTATTATTCTGGTAGGTAAGAAATACTGGTCGGGCCTGATCGACTGGATTCAAAATACCCTCCTGGAAGCAGAAAATAACATCAGCGCGCCCGATCTGAAGCTTTTCAGCGTGGTCGAAACGCCCGACGAGGCAGTGCGGGTGATCGAGGAATTTTATTCGAAGTACCTGTTGAAGCCCAATTTTTGAATAGGGTAGAGGACAAAGCTACAAAGGGAAAATATAATTCGATTATTAGTGTGTAGAAGATACCCCACGGCAGGGGGTACCCTGCTTTGTGCCTATGTGCCTTTGGAACTTTGTGCCTTTAAAAAGCCAGATAAGGTACCATTTTCCGCAGGGTAGCTTCATCTAGAATACGTATTTCCTTCATCGCCTCGGCCGATGCAAATGGCCCGTGCTGCTCGCGGTAGCGCACGATCACTTCATTGAGTTTCCGGTTTCGGAAATACGGGTGCCGGTTCAATTCCTGAACGGTGGCGGTATTGATCGGAATTTTAGTGGGTGGGCTCTGCACCCGGGCGTAACGCCGGAGTTCGGAAAGTGCCAGCGAATCCAGGCCAAATATTTCGGGGTACTGTTCGGTAGAATAAAACCCACCGAGGGCATCACGGAATTTGACGATCCGGGCCGATAGTTTACTGCCGATTCCCCGTAACTCGGCGAGTTGGGTGGTGTCAGCAGTATTGATGTCGAAAGCGGTCGGTACCGGGCGTGTAAAGGTTTTGAATTCGCGGAGCGTGGGCGTGGGGGTACCTTCATCGGAACGCGTTTCCGATTCGGCGAATTTCGGTCCGCTGCCCGGCAATACGATGTACCCTTCCAACTGGTTGTACAGCGCGGGTGGGAAATCGTATATTTTCTTCAAATCCTCATTCTTCCTAAATTTTCCGCCTTTCTCCCGGTACTTCTGAATCCGCTGCGCCAGAAAGCGGGGTACCCCCAATTCCTGCAATTCTGCGGTCGATGCGGTATTGGGGTCAAAGGCAAAAAAACGAGTAGGGGGAGCTGATTTTTCATCATCGCGGGAATAGGGTACCTCGTTTTCGCTAAAATTCCGATCGGTGTTGGATGACGAACCTGATTTAGGAATCAAAGCCGCCGTGCTGTCCAGCTGCTCTATCGTGAACGGTACCGTATCGCTTTGAAAAAGCGGAAGCACCCACCACTTGAATACAGTAGGTGTCCAGATTAATCCGAAACTCAGGATGATCAACACCAAGGCTCCGCGTGATTCTTTGGGCGAGATACCCAAGAAATCCTGGATTTTGTAAAGGATTTTGCGGAGCATTTTTGTTGGGTGGAAAGTTGAGAGGGTGGAAGAGCCTAAAAAGCAAGGGTTTCGTAAGGACGGTTTGCGAATTACTCTTTCCAGATCTTCAGCCCAGTATGAGACGCTATGAGGTCGAAATCGCGGTCATTATGACAGAGTTCGATATTAAAATGAAGTGCAAAGGCGGCAATCAGGCAATCGTTTGGTTTGCGGATCGTAACGCCATTTCTGCGCAAATTCGCATATAACTTGGCACCTGCCAAAGCCGCCCCAACCGGATCATAATCTAATACTTGCTGTCTGATCAATACGATTTCGGCTATATGAAAATAATTTGGATCAGAAAATCCTTGAAGTACTTCTTGAATGATTGTTGGTGTAATGAATACCTTTTTGTCGTCTGTCAAAACTTGACTTAGAAAGTTGGACTTTGCAGTGCTGACTCCTTTAAAATGGTCAATCCAAATTGTTGTATCAAACAGAATCATTCGCCCTGGTTATTGGTGTTGCCGCGCATCTGTTCCAGATCTCCCTGCCAGAGTTCGGGCCCCCGGGCGGCTTCTAATTTTTTGAGAGCCAATTTGTAAATTAAATGATCCAGCGCTTTGTTAATGACCTCTTCCGCTGTCTTTGCTCCACTAAGCATCATCGCGTCTTGCAGTAGTTTTTCATTGATCTCAACATTCGTCTTCATAAGCTGCCTTTTATAATTCATTCAAAAATACGAAAATAACCTACCCCTTCAAGGGTAACGCCAAAATGCCTAATTTTGCGCCTGTGCGCTGCCTTCGGGTAGCATTTACTTATCAATCAAATCACTATGAGTCAGGAATCCGCCGCAAGTACTACCCCTACCACTTCACTGCAAGATATCATCGGCCACGCTAAGGAATACGGCTTTGTGTTCCCCTCTTCCGAAATATACGACGGCCTGCAGGCCGTATACGACTACGGACAGAATGGTGTGGAGTTGAAAAACAACCTCAAATCCGCCTGGTGGAAAGCCATGACGCAGCTCAATGACAACATCGTGGGTATCGACGCGGCTATCTTCATGCACCCGCTGACGTGGAAGGCTTCCGGCCACGTGGACGGCTTCAACGACCCGATGATCGACAACAAGGATTCTAAGAAGCGGTATCGCGCCGATCAGCTTTTGGAAGGCAAAGCCGAAGCTTACGCCGCCGCCGGAGAAGCCGAAAAAGGCCAGGCGTTGCTGACCGAAATGGGACGTTTGCTATCGGCCGAGGATCTGGACGGTGTTCGGGAGCTAATTATCGCCGAAGAAATTAAATGTCCGGTGTCGGGTACCGCCAACTGGACCGAGGTACGGCAGTTTAACCTGATGTTTAGTACCCAAATCGGCTCCGTGGCGGAAGACGCCAGCGTGATTTACCTGCGGCCCGAAACGGCGCAGGGCATTTTCGTGAACTTCCTGAATGTCCAGAAAAGCGGACGTATGAAGGTACCCTTTGGCATTGCGCAGATTGGCAAAGCCTTCCGCAACGAGATTGTCGCCCGGCAGTTTATCTTCCGGATGCGGGAATTTGAACAAATGGAAATGCAATTCTTTATCCGCCCTGGTACCGAAATGAAGTGGTACGAAGCCTGGAAGGAAACCCGCCTGAAATTTCATAAAGCCATCGGCCTGCCCGCCGAGAAGCTCAAATACCACGACCACGACAAACTGGCCCACTACGCCAATGCCGCCGTGGACATCGAGTACGAGTTTCCGTTTGGTTTCCGCGAGATCGAGGGGATTCACTCCCGCACGGATTTCGACCTCCGCAATCACCAGGAACTATCTAAAAAGAAGCAGCAATACTTCGATGCCGACCTGGACGAGAACGGCAAACCGTACGGCAATTATATTCCCTACGTGGTGGAAACCTCCGTGGGAGCCGATCGACTTTTTCTGGCTACCTTCTGCAATGCTTACACACGTGAGTCGGTCGGGGAGGGTGATAGCGCCAAAGAACGTACCTATCTAAAATTGCATCCGGCCCTGGCGCCTATCAAAGCCGCCGTGCTGCCGCTGGTGAAAAAAGATGGACTGGCCGAAAAAGCTCAGAGTATTGCCGCTTCGCTGAAATCCTCGTTCCGGACCGTATACGATGACAACGCCGCCATCGGCAAGCGCTATACCCGGCAGGATTTGATCGGGACGCCGTTCTGCATCGCCGTGGACTACCAGACGATGGAAGATGACACGGTTACGATCCGTCACCGCGACTCCATGGAACAGGAACGTGTAGCCATTAGCGAACTGAAAGACAAGATTGGTCAGGCTGTGGCCATCGAACGGATTCTGGAAGCCATCTGAATGCGGTAGTAGAGTATTCCGAATACAGAGCGCGTCGTTTAGAAATAGCATATCTATTTCTAAACGACGCGCTTTTTTTAGTGTTTTGAGTTTAAAATCAATTAAGTTTTTGTAGGAATACTATAAAAATTGAATTTATAGGGTAAAATCTACTAGTGAAAAATATTTATATTGACCGTATTATATTCTGGATTTAGTTACTTTTATAGTAGTATATTGTAAGTATCTATAAATAATGAACCATTTAATTGTATAATTTCCATTTTATCGCTATAATATTTTGCTTACTTATTAATTTGTATTTGTTTAGGGTATTAATCCGGTGGAAATCCACTTTATGGCGGGCGGATGCCATACGTAATTCGCTAAAATCTTAATTCACTTAAACCATCCTTCTAACTATTATGAAAAGAGTAGAGGCTATTATTCGAAAGACCAAGTTTACCGAAATGCAGGAGGCTCTGCACGAGGCAGGCATTGACTTTATGAGCTATTGGGAAGTGCGGGGTGTGGGGAAGGCCGTTGAAGAAAGGTCGTATCGGGGCATCGTGTACGACACAAGTATCATTGAACGAATTATGGTTACCTTCTACTGCCAGGATCAGTTTATTGAGCCTGCGATCAAGGCTATTATGGCTTCGGCCAAAACGGGCGAAATCGGCGATGGGAAGATCTTTATCTCGGATGTAGAAAAAGCAATCAAGATTCGCACCTCAGAGGAAGGGGTAGATGCGCTGAATTAATAGCGAATGATTGGATTTTGGATGAGCTACTAACCCAACGCTGCTTGTTCAACTATTCCTTCACCTAATATCCCCCTCAAAATTCACTCAATCACTCATTCAAAATTCACAATTAATTACAATATGGAAGAGCTTTCTACAACAGTAAGTGATCTGTCGATGTCCGTTGATAACGTGTGGGTACTCATCGCGACGTGCCTGGTCATGTTCATGCAGGCAGGTTTTGCGCTCGTGGAAGTAGGTTTCACGCGTGCCAAGAACGCCGCTAACATTCTGATGAAGAACCTGATGGATTTTGCCGTCGGTTCGCTGGCTTTCTGGGCCATCGGATACAGTATCATGTTTGGGGAGGACATCGCGGGTTTCATGGGCCAGATAACTCTCTTCTTCGGTCCCGACGAAATTGATGGATTGCCCCAAATTACGAAACTAATGTTCCAGACTGTATTTGCCGCCACGGCCGCTACCATTGTGTCAGGCGCAATGGCCGAACGTACCCGGTTTAGTGCCTATCTTATTTATAGCCTGGTGATTACGCTGGTCATCTATCCCATTTCCGGACACTGGACCTGGGGCGGCGGCTGGCTGTCAGAAATGGGCTTTATCGACTTTGCCGGTTCCACCGTCGTACACTCCGTAGGTGGCTGGGCTGCCCTGATGGGAGCGGCTCTTCTGGGACCGCGTGTAGGCAAGTACGCCAACGGCAAACCCCGGGCAATTCCGGGGCATAATCTGGTATTGGGTGCATTAGGGGTTTTTATCCTGTGGCTGGGCTGGTTCGGATTCAACCCGGGTTCACAACTGGCCGCTGCCGGGAAAGATAATGCGATTGCCATTGCCCACATTTTTGCCACTACAAACCTGGCTGCGGCGGCGGGGGCACTGGCCTCCATGATCATTTCCTGGATGCGCTACAAGCGCCCTTCGCTGAGCATCACCCTGAACGGCGCACTTGCCGGACTGGTTGGTATCACGGCTGGTTGTGCGGCAGTATCGTTAGGTAGTGCGGCCATCATCGGTGCCATTGCGGGCGTTGTGCTGGTTTTCTCTTTGGAATTCATCGAGCGTACCCTCAAAATCGACGATCCCGTGGGGGCCATTTCAGTACATGGTGTGTGCGGAGCTTTGGGTACCTTGCTCGTGGGCGTTTTTGCTACCGAAGGAGGGCTGCTCAACGGAGGCGGATTCGCCCAGTTGGGTGTGCAGGCCGTCGGTGTATTCTCAACCATGGGTTGGGTGATCGGCACTTCATTCATCCTCTTCTTTGTCATTAAGAAAACCATTGGCCTGCGTGAATCCAAGCGCGTCGAAGAAGAAGGTCTCGATGTGTACGAGCACGGCGAAACGGTCTACAATATGGTATAATAGAATGGCTGATAGCCAGTAACCAAAAAAAAGAGGCTCCCCGAATGATTCAGGGAGCCTCCTTTTTATATACATCACTCAATCATATCTACACCAGGAAATAGGTACCTTTATAGGTACCCAATCTCACTCTTTAAAAAAGACTCGCTTTACCCGCTCGCCGACTCCGGTCAGAATCTCGTAAGGAATGGTGCCAATGCGTCGCGCCAGGTCGGTGATGGGTACTTCGGCGCCAAAAGCGATCACATCGTCACCCTCTTCGGCGTTGACTCCGGTAAGATCGACCATCGTCATGTCCATGCACACATTGCCAATGGTAGGACAGAGCGCCCCTTTGATCCACACGTGTCCCACGCCGTTGCCCAGCCCGCGGTCGTAGCCATCGGCGTAGCCCAACGCCAGGGTACCCACAAGCGTGTCGTGGGTGATGCGCCCCCGGCGGCCGTATCCGACGGTTTCACCCGCCTTTACGGCTTTGATTTGTGAAATGGTAGTTTTGAGGGTACCTACGGTTTGCAGATGCCGTTGTTCCTGGCCGGATGCTTCCAATCCGTACAGGCCGATGCCCAGGCGTACCATGTCCAGCCGGTATTCGGGAAAACGCACAATACCCGCCGAATTGAGCAGGTGTTTGATTACCGGATAGCCTAAAGCCTGTTCTAATTGCATGGCTCCCCGCACAAAGCGTTCGTATTGCTGGCGCGAAAAAGAATTGAGCTCCCCTTCATCAGCCCCGGCCAGATGACTGAATACACTAAGGACCCGAAGTTGAGGATGAACGGACAAATGCTCCTGCAGCCACTCGTAGTCGTCTTCCACAAAACCCAGGCGATGCATGCCCGTGTCCAGTTTGAGATGCATGCCCGCGGTACCCCGCTGAGAAAGGGGCTGGGATTTGCTGAGCCGGGTGTCGACGAATGCCGTCCATTCGCCGAGGATCTTGCGGCTATAAATCTCGGGTTCGAGACGGTATTCCCAAAGGGTTTCAAAGGTACCCTGTGCCGGGTTCATGACCATGATAGGAAGCATGATGCCGTTCTGGCGCAGGACTACTCCTTCATCGGCATAGGCAACGGCCAGATAGTCCACGCGATGGAACTGGAGCAGGCTGGCTACTTCGGTACTGCCGCTTCCGTAAGCAAAAGCCTTCACCATCACCATGATTTTGGTTTGGGCACCTACCTTATTCCGGTAGTAGTTCAGGTTGTGGGTCAGGGCATCCAGGTTGATTTCCAGCACGGTACCGTGGACTTTCTGCTGCAACCGGTGGACGATTTTTTCAAAATGAAACGTCCGCGCTCCTTTCACCAGCACGACGCTATCAGTCAGATTAGCCAGTGGGAAATCCTGTAGGAAAGCGTTGGTGTCAGAAAAGAAATACCGTTCAGGTACCTCAAACAACGGGGCTTGTTGTGTCATTTCCGCTCCAATGCCTACAAAAATATCAATCTTTTTCTGGTGCAATAACTGGGCAATGGTACCGTACAGCTCGGGAGCAGGCTGCCCGCTCTGCAATACATCCGACAGGATGACCGCCCTCCGGCTGCGGGTATCCTGCTGCGCCAGAAAGTTGAGGGCCATGGTAATTCCCTGAACATCGTTGTTGTAGGTATCGTCAATCACGTAGCAGTGGTGAATGCCCTCCTTGAGCTGAAGCCGCATGGACACCGGACGAAGCGCATGAATGCGCTCCTGAATCACGGAAGGGTCGAGGCCGAAATCCAGCAGAAAGACCAGGCAGTGCGTGAGGTTTTCAAGGGAGGCTTCGTTGCGGAAATTAGTTTCGAACTGGTAGTCGCCCAGGGTACCCGTTAGCGTGATGGTGGTGGCTTGTTCACCCGGAAGGTACCCTACCTGCACCTCGGCATCGGGCGAGGTACCCCAGGCCAGGGTTCTCAGGGTCGGGTTCACATGCCGCAGGATCAGGTTTATCTCTTCGTCGATTTCCCGGTAGTCTTTCCGATAGATCAGGGTCTTCACGTGGGTAAATAGGCGGAGCTTTTCGGCAATTTTCTGTTTCCGGCTGCGAAAACCTTCGTCATGGGCCGAACCGATGTTGGTAAAGATTCCGAGGGTAGGATCGATAATGGGCTGCAGGTATTCCATTTCGTGCGGCCGGGA is from Salmonirosea aquatica and encodes:
- a CDS encoding glycine--tRNA ligase, translating into MSQESAASTTPTTSLQDIIGHAKEYGFVFPSSEIYDGLQAVYDYGQNGVELKNNLKSAWWKAMTQLNDNIVGIDAAIFMHPLTWKASGHVDGFNDPMIDNKDSKKRYRADQLLEGKAEAYAAAGEAEKGQALLTEMGRLLSAEDLDGVRELIIAEEIKCPVSGTANWTEVRQFNLMFSTQIGSVAEDASVIYLRPETAQGIFVNFLNVQKSGRMKVPFGIAQIGKAFRNEIVARQFIFRMREFEQMEMQFFIRPGTEMKWYEAWKETRLKFHKAIGLPAEKLKYHDHDKLAHYANAAVDIEYEFPFGFREIEGIHSRTDFDLRNHQELSKKKQQYFDADLDENGKPYGNYIPYVVETSVGADRLFLATFCNAYTRESVGEGDSAKERTYLKLHPALAPIKAAVLPLVKKDGLAEKAQSIAASLKSSFRTVYDDNAAIGKRYTRQDLIGTPFCIAVDYQTMEDDTVTIRHRDSMEQERVAISELKDKIGQAVAIERILEAI
- a CDS encoding helix-hairpin-helix domain-containing protein — its product is MLRKILYKIQDFLGISPKESRGALVLIILSFGLIWTPTVFKWWVLPLFQSDTVPFTIEQLDSTAALIPKSGSSSNTDRNFSENEVPYSRDDEKSAPPTRFFAFDPNTASTAELQELGVPRFLAQRIQKYREKGGKFRKNEDLKKIYDFPPALYNQLEGYIVLPGSGPKFAESETRSDEGTPTPTLREFKTFTRPVPTAFDINTADTTQLAELRGIGSKLSARIVKFRDALGGFYSTEQYPEIFGLDSLALSELRRYARVQSPPTKIPINTATVQELNRHPYFRNRKLNEVIVRYREQHGPFASAEAMKEIRILDEATLRKMVPYLAF
- a CDS encoding type II toxin-antitoxin system VapB family antitoxin — translated: MKTNVEINEKLLQDAMMLSGAKTAEEVINKALDHLIYKLALKKLEAARGPELWQGDLEQMRGNTNNQGE
- a CDS encoding ammonium transporter, with translation MEELSTTVSDLSMSVDNVWVLIATCLVMFMQAGFALVEVGFTRAKNAANILMKNLMDFAVGSLAFWAIGYSIMFGEDIAGFMGQITLFFGPDEIDGLPQITKLMFQTVFAATAATIVSGAMAERTRFSAYLIYSLVITLVIYPISGHWTWGGGWLSEMGFIDFAGSTVVHSVGGWAALMGAALLGPRVGKYANGKPRAIPGHNLVLGALGVFILWLGWFGFNPGSQLAAAGKDNAIAIAHIFATTNLAAAAGALASMIISWMRYKRPSLSITLNGALAGLVGITAGCAAVSLGSAAIIGAIAGVVLVFSLEFIERTLKIDDPVGAISVHGVCGALGTLLVGVFATEGGLLNGGGFAQLGVQAVGVFSTMGWVIGTSFILFFVIKKTIGLRESKRVEEEGLDVYEHGETVYNMV
- the vapC gene encoding type II toxin-antitoxin system VapC family toxin — its product is MILFDTTIWIDHFKGVSTAKSNFLSQVLTDDKKVFITPTIIQEVLQGFSDPNYFHIAEIVLIRQQVLDYDPVGAALAGAKLYANLRRNGVTIRKPNDCLIAAFALHFNIELCHNDRDFDLIASHTGLKIWKE
- the rpiB gene encoding ribose 5-phosphate isomerase B; translation: MKKIAIGADHAGFPYKQPISEWLQKNGYKVTDYGTNSPDSADYPDFAHPVASAVENGEFERGILLCGSGQGVCITANKHQGIRAALIWQEDLAELSRKHNDANIICLPVRFIELELALKCVEKFLSTDFEGGRHQTRVNKIAC
- a CDS encoding LOG family protein, whose protein sequence is MNPAVPEDEARIKEAFQDRDWNEIKSADSWVIFKVMAEFVEGFDKLAKIGPCVSIFGSARTTDDNPYFKVAEEIAAKLVRHGYGVITGGGPGIMEAANKGAFEQGGKSVGLNITLPFEQQSNIYIDPDKNMDFDFFFVRKVMFVKYSQGFIVLPGGFGTLDELFEALTLIQTKKIGRFPIILVGKKYWSGLIDWIQNTLLEAENNISAPDLKLFSVVETPDEAVRVIEEFYSKYLLKPNF
- a CDS encoding P-II family nitrogen regulator yields the protein MKRVEAIIRKTKFTEMQEALHEAGIDFMSYWEVRGVGKAVEERSYRGIVYDTSIIERIMVTFYCQDQFIEPAIKAIMASAKTGEIGDGKIFISDVEKAIKIRTSEEGVDALN
- a CDS encoding bifunctional UDP-N-acetylmuramoyl-tripeptide:D-alanyl-D-alanine ligase/alanine racemase, with protein sequence MRLIEAEPSDITTQAQYLLTDSRQLNFAARSIFFALPGEHHNGHQFLNELYQRGVREFVVERTSLTPTLRAQLTSWSDATIWVVASSLSALQNLVARHRHQFSVPVVGITGSNGKTTVKEWLAQLLGPSERVVASPKSYNSQIGVPLSVWNLNASHTLALFEAGLSRPHEMEYLQPIIDPTLGIFTNIGSAHDEGFRSRKQKIAEKLRLFTHVKTLIYRKDYREIDEEINLILRHVNPTLRTLAWGTSPDAEVQVGYLPGEQATTITLTGTLGDYQFETNFRNEASLENLTHCLVFLLDFGLDPSVIQERIHALRPVSMRLQLKEGIHHCYVIDDTYNNDVQGITMALNFLAQQDTRSRRAVILSDVLQSGQPAPELYGTIAQLLHQKKIDIFVGIGAEMTQQAPLFEVPERYFFSDTNAFLQDFPLANLTDSVVLVKGARTFHFEKIVHRLQQKVHGTVLEINLDALTHNLNYYRNKVGAQTKIMVMVKAFAYGSGSTEVASLLQFHRVDYLAVAYADEGVVLRQNGIMLPIMVMNPAQGTFETLWEYRLEPEIYSRKILGEWTAFVDTRLSKSQPLSQRGTAGMHLKLDTGMHRLGFVEDDYEWLQEHLSVHPQLRVLSVFSHLAGADEGELNSFSRQQYERFVRGAMQLEQALGYPVIKHLLNSAGIVRFPEYRLDMVRLGIGLYGLEASGQEQRHLQTVGTLKTTISQIKAVKAGETVGYGRRGRITHDTLVGTLALGYADGYDRGLGNGVGHVWIKGALCPTIGNVCMDMTMVDLTGVNAEEGDDVIAFGAEVPITDLARRIGTIPYEILTGVGERVKRVFFKE